A genome region from Gardnerella vaginalis includes the following:
- a CDS encoding RelA/SpoT domain-containing protein, which produces MTIISRKQATAAGKILKELNGQQNSEEYGKQILILDSWRHQHEEPAQIFFKKLVGIINKYPDAMATYRLKRKESILKKLYRSNGNFELGAMDDIAGCRAIVNSVSEVYEVYNEILNLKEAGEIDIKKTKDYIKNPEKSGYRSLHIIVKQTLTQEDIDRQYRIELQIRTKLQHYWSTAVEAMSEIDNVEYKDPTLISKGNTRIQSCLQFFKVISKLFACCENNDDELKEELANSVRTNDNFKEIIEDLKAARNSVTINMQKNSAQGGEGLYLLELSRETQELTIHSYTMDCVEKAIKNYNSKENSSINNEANTIQYDTEIDNCSVNKNLTVEKPDAQTSYITSINRVLIYAKNEDQLGDTYPNYSYNIEKFIEKVEELIH; this is translated from the coding sequence ATGACGATAATTAGCCGAAAGCAAGCCACTGCAGCTGGAAAAATACTGAAGGAATTAAACGGCCAGCAAAACTCAGAAGAGTATGGCAAGCAGATATTAATACTCGACTCATGGCGTCATCAGCATGAAGAACCGGCACAAATCTTTTTCAAGAAACTTGTTGGAATCATAAATAAGTATCCAGACGCAATGGCTACGTATCGTCTTAAACGCAAAGAATCAATACTTAAAAAGTTATACCGCAGCAATGGAAATTTTGAGCTTGGTGCAATGGATGACATCGCAGGATGTAGGGCGATTGTAAATTCTGTTAGTGAAGTTTACGAAGTTTATAATGAAATTCTTAATCTTAAAGAAGCTGGTGAAATCGATATTAAGAAAACGAAAGACTATATAAAAAATCCAGAAAAATCCGGATATAGGTCACTGCACATAATAGTAAAACAGACATTAACACAAGAAGACATAGATAGACAATATAGGATTGAACTGCAAATACGCACTAAACTGCAACACTATTGGTCAACAGCAGTAGAAGCTATGAGTGAGATAGATAACGTAGAATACAAAGATCCTACTTTGATAAGTAAAGGTAATACTCGAATACAATCTTGCTTACAATTCTTCAAAGTAATCTCTAAGTTATTTGCTTGCTGTGAAAATAACGATGATGAGCTTAAAGAAGAACTAGCAAATTCAGTGCGAACAAACGATAATTTTAAAGAAATTATTGAGGATCTCAAAGCTGCGCGCAACAGTGTAACTATTAATATGCAAAAAAATAGCGCACAAGGCGGCGAAGGACTTTACTTACTTGAGCTTTCTCGAGAAACACAAGAATTAACCATACATTCATACACTATGGATTGCGTAGAGAAAGCTATAAAGAATTATAATAGCAAGGAAAATAGCAGCATAAACAATGAAGCTAACACAATTCAATATGATACAGAAATTGATAACTGTAGCGTAAATAAAAACCTGACAGTTGAGAAACCAGATGCGCAAACCTCATATATAACTAGTATTAACAGGGTACTTATTTATGCGAAAAACGAGGATCAACTAGGAGATACTTATCCTAATTACTCATATAACATAGAAAAATTTATTGAAAAAGTAGAAGAACTAATTCATTAA
- a CDS encoding homoserine dehydrogenase translates to MVTVNAVNAKNAEHSDGSVAGDSSAEPIRVGLLGAGTVGSQTARLIVEENSELSARIGAPLELAGVACLHPEDVDAPWIAKNLLSADALALCEREDIDIIVELIGGLEPARTFVKTALECGKSVVTANKALLAKFGPELYECAQKNGVDLSFEASVAGAIPILRPLRESLVGDKITQIFGIVNGTTNYILDEMTVRGLDFDSALRAAQEKGYAEADPTGDVEGFDAANKAAILATLAFQMPISIDDVSVEGISAITAEDIAAASAENRVIKLLAAVACDSSGLVSASVYPALVSKEHPLASVHGSFNAVFVKAQAADDLMFYGRGAGGAPTASAVVGDIVGAARNIARGCNDASVPMYNTKSLASTRSIRADFVVRCSMEDTSLALCSEVMDVFEEHGVSAKRLPMLCQTQYEGEGDCPACGIGGPGDLRVIVKDCAEADLLAILADLQKVDVVCEKPLALRIIE, encoded by the coding sequence TGCTGGCGACTCTTCTGCTGAGCCAATCCGCGTGGGTCTTTTAGGCGCCGGAACAGTAGGATCGCAAACAGCGCGTCTAATAGTCGAAGAAAATTCTGAACTATCCGCGAGAATCGGTGCTCCACTAGAACTTGCAGGAGTAGCATGCTTGCATCCAGAAGATGTGGATGCTCCATGGATTGCCAAAAATCTTCTAAGCGCAGACGCTCTAGCATTATGTGAACGCGAAGATATAGACATAATCGTTGAGTTAATTGGCGGATTGGAACCAGCGCGCACATTTGTAAAAACTGCGCTAGAATGCGGAAAATCGGTTGTAACAGCGAACAAAGCATTACTTGCAAAGTTTGGTCCAGAACTCTACGAGTGCGCGCAAAAAAATGGAGTGGACTTAAGCTTTGAGGCGTCTGTGGCAGGAGCAATCCCGATTTTGCGTCCACTTAGAGAGTCGCTTGTAGGCGACAAAATCACGCAAATTTTTGGAATCGTAAACGGAACTACAAACTACATTCTTGACGAAATGACGGTGCGCGGGCTTGATTTTGATTCGGCTTTGCGCGCGGCTCAAGAAAAGGGATACGCGGAGGCGGATCCTACAGGAGACGTTGAAGGATTTGATGCGGCAAACAAGGCTGCTATTTTGGCAACGCTTGCATTCCAGATGCCAATAAGCATTGATGACGTTAGCGTTGAAGGAATTAGCGCGATTACGGCTGAAGACATTGCTGCGGCAAGTGCAGAAAATCGCGTGATTAAGCTGCTTGCGGCGGTTGCTTGCGATTCGAGTGGGTTGGTGAGCGCAAGCGTTTACCCAGCGTTGGTAAGCAAAGAGCATCCGCTGGCTTCCGTTCATGGCAGCTTTAACGCCGTTTTTGTTAAAGCGCAAGCGGCGGATGATCTTATGTTCTACGGCCGCGGCGCTGGTGGAGCGCCAACAGCCAGCGCGGTGGTTGGAGATATTGTTGGAGCCGCTAGAAACATAGCGCGCGGCTGCAACGATGCTAGCGTGCCAATGTATAACACCAAATCTTTGGCTTCCACGCGCTCGATTCGTGCGGATTTTGTTGTGCGATGCAGCATGGAGGATACTTCGCTTGCACTGTGCAGCGAAGTGATGGACGTGTTTGAGGAGCATGGAGTTAGTGCTAAGCGATTGCCAATGTTGTGCCAAACTCAATATGAGGGCGAAGGTGATTGCCCAGCTTGCGGAATTGGCGGTCCAGGCGATTTGCGCGTGATTGTAAAAGATTGTGCAGAGGCAGATTTACTCGCAATTCTTGCTGATTTGCAAAAAGTGGATGTTGTGTGCGAAAAGCCTCTTGCTTTGCGAATTATTGAGTAA
- the thrB gene encoding homoserine kinase, with translation MKPVCNSVSVCVPATSANLGSGFDVAGIALDYADSLVFTLDDSLDDSQDVRVIIHGEGEDTLPKDETHLVVRAFRKACEEFGLPHLRFTLEARNRIPQARGMGSSASAIVSGVAAAWSFAHNEDLNKQAIFELAATIEGHPDNVAPAVFGGLTTSWKNGEEFHTVRYNVSKKIRATIFVPNFTLSTQMARQALPEKVPYADAVFNVSRACLLPIAFGDFGDFSAFAHSCDSAHSCDSANSCDSCAKTTLSRNDLLFTATQDSIHQPYRASLMQPTWDLVKTLRDAGFAAAISGAGSCAAVFYEEKSQATVEANNATNISEKIEKIAKPLLDGCDWKILHVKIDSHGVTASRA, from the coding sequence ATGAAACCAGTATGCAACAGTGTGTCAGTTTGCGTGCCAGCAACCAGCGCAAATCTTGGGTCTGGATTTGATGTTGCAGGAATTGCGCTTGATTATGCGGATTCGCTAGTTTTTACGCTTGATGATTCGCTTGATGATTCGCAAGATGTTCGCGTGATTATTCACGGCGAAGGCGAAGATACGTTGCCAAAAGACGAGACGCATCTTGTTGTTCGCGCATTTCGTAAAGCGTGTGAAGAGTTTGGCTTGCCGCATTTGCGATTTACTCTAGAAGCGCGTAATCGTATTCCACAAGCGCGCGGAATGGGGTCTTCCGCCAGTGCGATTGTTTCGGGCGTGGCTGCGGCTTGGTCTTTTGCACATAATGAGGATCTTAATAAGCAGGCGATTTTTGAGCTTGCAGCTACAATTGAAGGTCATCCAGATAATGTTGCTCCAGCGGTTTTTGGCGGATTGACAACCAGCTGGAAGAATGGCGAGGAGTTCCACACTGTTCGATACAACGTTTCTAAGAAGATTCGCGCAACGATTTTTGTGCCAAACTTTACTCTTTCAACGCAAATGGCTCGCCAAGCGCTTCCAGAAAAAGTGCCGTACGCAGATGCTGTGTTTAATGTTTCGCGCGCTTGCTTATTGCCGATTGCATTTGGTGATTTTGGAGATTTTAGCGCGTTTGCCCATTCTTGCGATTCTGCCCATTCTTGCGATTCTGCCAACTCTTGCGATTCTTGCGCAAAAACCACTCTTTCAAGAAACGATTTGCTCTTTACAGCTACTCAAGATTCTATTCACCAGCCGTACCGAGCAAGTCTTATGCAACCAACTTGGGATTTAGTAAAAACTTTGCGAGATGCTGGGTTTGCAGCTGCTATTTCGGGAGCTGGATCTTGCGCAGCGGTGTTCTACGAGGAAAAGTCGCAAGCAACCGTAGAAGCCAATAACGCCACTAATATAAGCGAAAAAATAGAAAAAATTGCAAAACCGCTTTTAGATGGCTGCGATTGGAAAATTTTGCACGTAAAAATCGACTCGCACGGCGTAACCGCCTCTCGCGCGTAG
- a CDS encoding Maf family nucleotide pyrophosphatase translates to MTVSLILASQSPSRRAVLAAAGVIPVIHVSEVDEPAALRDAANARGVSVEQMSAEERVSILARAKALAVYESWKLVANAAASASGDLVVGYPLEAEVAEAAGSSVTGSNSLANDSQSHVTHNVDTAQTRDFSGVKVPTKTFDIHDFAHVNKSSADSNNVLIVGCDSMFLLDGECYGKPHTPEVAAARIKQMSGKTGELFTGHCLIDAKSGKTVCKVSRASVTFAHMSDEEIRAYVETGEPLEVAGSFTLEGFGGAFIEGIQGDPHGVLGISLPILRQMVCELGYTWHDLWNTRKLEVEAIKDDPSSAQVPKENVHQPGDGWVMCDCGRRHWGHNGAAGVLLARRDEATGRVTHVVMQHRALWSAEGGTWGIPGGAISDGETAIEGALRESFEEANITSQDIDVVGAYCESHGNWRYTTVFAFEKPGHCVNPCAHDDESMEIKWVPIDDVPKLKLLTAMRTDWPSFRARLDSLDSQR, encoded by the coding sequence ATGACAGTTTCGTTGATTTTGGCTTCTCAATCGCCATCGCGTAGAGCAGTGCTGGCTGCTGCAGGCGTGATTCCTGTGATTCATGTGAGCGAGGTGGATGAGCCAGCGGCTTTGCGTGATGCTGCAAATGCGCGAGGCGTTAGCGTGGAGCAGATGAGCGCCGAGGAGCGCGTTTCGATTTTGGCGCGAGCAAAGGCTTTGGCGGTGTATGAGTCGTGGAAACTTGTTGCAAATGCAGCGGCTTCGGCTAGTGGTGATTTGGTTGTGGGGTATCCGCTGGAGGCTGAGGTTGCTGAGGCTGCTGGATCTTCTGTAACTGGTAGTAACTCTTTAGCAAACGATTCGCAATCGCATGTAACGCACAATGTAGATACCGCGCAAACTCGCGATTTTTCGGGCGTAAAAGTGCCTACTAAGACTTTTGATATTCACGATTTTGCGCACGTGAATAAGTCTTCTGCTGATTCCAACAACGTGCTGATTGTTGGCTGCGACTCCATGTTTTTGTTAGATGGCGAATGCTACGGAAAGCCGCATACTCCCGAAGTGGCTGCTGCGCGAATCAAGCAGATGAGCGGAAAAACTGGAGAATTGTTTACTGGTCATTGCTTAATCGACGCAAAAAGTGGCAAAACCGTGTGCAAAGTGAGCCGCGCAAGCGTGACTTTTGCGCATATGAGCGATGAGGAAATTCGCGCGTATGTGGAAACTGGCGAGCCGTTGGAAGTCGCGGGATCCTTTACATTAGAAGGCTTCGGCGGGGCTTTTATTGAGGGAATTCAGGGAGATCCACATGGAGTTCTTGGCATTAGCTTGCCGATTCTTAGACAAATGGTTTGCGAGCTTGGGTACACTTGGCATGATTTGTGGAATACTCGCAAGCTAGAGGTCGAGGCGATTAAGGACGATCCTTCTTCCGCGCAAGTGCCTAAAGAAAACGTGCATCAGCCAGGAGACGGATGGGTGATGTGCGATTGTGGACGCAGGCATTGGGGGCATAATGGCGCGGCTGGCGTGCTGCTTGCTAGGAGAGACGAAGCAACTGGGCGTGTGACTCACGTTGTTATGCAACATCGCGCGCTTTGGAGTGCGGAAGGTGGCACGTGGGGTATTCCTGGCGGCGCAATATCTGATGGCGAAACTGCGATTGAGGGCGCATTGCGCGAGTCGTTTGAAGAAGCGAACATAACATCTCAAGACATTGATGTTGTCGGAGCGTATTGCGAAAGTCACGGGAATTGGCGGTATACAACGGTTTTCGCGTTTGAAAAGCCGGGTCATTGTGTGAATCCGTGCGCACATGACGACGAGAGCATGGAAATCAAGTGGGTGCCGATTGATGATGTGCCAAAGCTAAAGCTGCTTACGGCAATGCGCACTGATTGGCCGTCTTTCCGTGCGCGCCTTGATTCTCTTGACTCGCAAAGGTAG
- a CDS encoding Panacea domain-containing protein, whose translation MTTIFNVASYILDITGTITTMKLQKLAYYSQAYSLATTGYPLFNEDFQAWRNGPVCPELFAMHRGKFLIRKGEIALPDTEKLNENSLTDDQKLIVKKVCEKFAEYSGSDLSNLTHREDPWKNAYDVTDGSAICVQKITKTSLKEYYSNHNLLQ comes from the coding sequence ATGACAACAATCTTTAACGTGGCATCGTACATCCTTGATATTACTGGAACCATTACCACTATGAAGCTTCAGAAGTTAGCTTACTATTCACAAGCGTATTCTTTGGCTACCACTGGATATCCGCTATTTAACGAGGATTTTCAGGCATGGAGGAATGGTCCTGTTTGCCCGGAATTATTCGCAATGCATCGCGGGAAGTTTTTGATTCGTAAGGGAGAAATCGCGCTTCCCGATACCGAGAAACTGAATGAGAATTCTTTAACGGATGATCAAAAGCTCATTGTGAAAAAGGTATGCGAAAAGTTTGCTGAATATTCTGGTAGCGATTTGAGCAATCTTACACATCGCGAGGATCCATGGAAGAATGCTTATGATGTTACTGATGGCTCTGCAATATGCGTTCAGAAAATTACTAAGACTTCTTTGAAAGAGTATTATTCAAATCATAATTTATTGCAGTAA